From a region of the Mesotoga sp. UBA6090 genome:
- a CDS encoding transglutaminase-like domain-containing protein — MEFLAAQLPERISYFESTGDYKGALEEIEHQLGDYLPSLVEKRLLWEKERILRLKDNYPYTSEKAFDVLSDIFVDFSREEFDSLSDEKKLDSIVFDGEERFERRFDKNLLFVMHEYENRLKKKDTDREETRASLHREIDRLISDRRPAKYKINARSSIAVRSSEDSSFRCWLPVSRIGDQVSSTKIIRTSHSCFLSPDAYPQRTVYMEADSKHDTLFSVNFEYEISEISSSINPYECTEPDRKRFQSYLGEKAPHIVFSPLMKALAKEIAGGETNAYFIAKSFYNWICENVKYTFMSEYALYPNLSEFAAINLRGDCGVKALLFITLCRIKGIPARWQSGWFAAPKGASPHDWALIWLEPFGWIPVDCSFGGSRKDIPAYKEFYFGNLDAFRMISNSAFMSPLIPAKKFYRSDPFDNQVGEIEMDSRAMRSYERDYSLEILSFERVF; from the coding sequence ATGGAGTTTCTGGCAGCACAGCTTCCGGAAAGGATTAGCTATTTCGAATCAACTGGAGACTACAAGGGCGCTTTAGAGGAGATTGAGCATCAACTCGGAGACTATCTTCCCTCATTAGTGGAAAAAAGACTCTTGTGGGAGAAAGAGAGAATTCTCAGGCTTAAAGACAATTACCCGTACACATCAGAGAAGGCTTTTGATGTTCTCTCAGACATTTTCGTAGACTTCTCAAGAGAGGAGTTTGATTCCCTGAGTGATGAGAAGAAGCTTGACTCAATTGTCTTCGATGGTGAAGAACGTTTCGAAAGAAGATTCGACAAAAACCTTCTCTTTGTAATGCACGAATACGAAAACAGATTGAAAAAGAAAGATACTGACAGGGAAGAAACCAGAGCCTCTCTTCACAGAGAGATAGACAGGCTAATAAGCGACAGACGACCCGCTAAGTATAAAATCAATGCAAGGTCGTCGATCGCAGTCCGAAGCTCTGAGGATAGTTCCTTTCGCTGCTGGCTTCCGGTGTCCAGAATTGGTGATCAAGTATCTTCAACCAAAATTATCAGGACAAGCCACAGCTGTTTCTTGTCTCCAGATGCCTATCCCCAAAGAACCGTGTATATGGAAGCAGATTCAAAGCATGACACATTGTTCAGTGTCAATTTCGAATATGAGATTTCAGAAATCTCATCTTCAATTAATCCCTATGAATGTACCGAACCCGACCGCAAGAGATTTCAAAGCTATTTAGGCGAAAAGGCTCCACATATTGTCTTTTCGCCCCTAATGAAAGCTCTGGCAAAGGAGATTGCCGGGGGTGAAACTAATGCCTATTTCATAGCAAAGAGTTTCTACAACTGGATATGCGAAAACGTCAAGTATACTTTCATGAGCGAATATGCGCTTTATCCAAACCTCTCTGAATTCGCCGCCATTAACCTTAGAGGAGACTGTGGAGTGAAAGCCCTCTTATTCATAACGCTTTGCAGAATTAAGGGCATTCCGGCAAGATGGCAGTCTGGATGGTTTGCAGCTCCCAAGGGGGCAAGTCCTCACGATTGGGCCCTGATCTGGCTAGAGCCCTTTGGCTGGATACCTGTGGACTGCTCATTTGGGGGCTCCAGGAAAGACATTCCGGCCTACAAGGAGTTCTATTTTGGCAACCTAGACGCATTCAGAATGATTTCGAATTCTGCTTTCATGTCGCCGCTGATACCAGCGAAGAAATTCTACAGATCCGATCCATTTGACAATCAGGTCGGAGAGATCGAAATGGATTCCAGAGCAATGAGATCGTACGAGAGAGATTACTCTCTTGAGATACTCTCCTTTGAGAGAGTATTCTAG
- the uvsE gene encoding UV DNA damage repair endonuclease UvsE — MVPLASHPICKTDWAEFFRSDFENIGKKIRGYNMRVSMHPDQFVLLNSPKREVVDNSIVELEYHAKVLNLMNLDRSAKIQIHVGGVYGEKKVAVSRFIDEYRVLSSNIRVRLVIENDERLYSLSDRLSIHYVTNIPVLLDVFHHSILDGGITFSDSIDLSRSTWTEEDSIPIVDYSTQEKEGRKGRHAQTIDLDHFNSFLMKSRPYDFDIMLEIKDKEKSAEAAISVANQDNRFIVN; from the coding sequence TTGGTTCCATTGGCTTCCCACCCAATCTGCAAGACAGATTGGGCAGAATTCTTCAGGAGTGACTTTGAAAATATCGGGAAGAAGATAAGAGGATACAACATGAGAGTGTCGATGCATCCTGATCAGTTCGTCTTGCTCAATTCCCCTAAGCGGGAGGTTGTAGATAACAGCATCGTAGAGCTTGAGTATCATGCCAAGGTCTTAAACCTTATGAATCTGGACAGAAGTGCGAAAATCCAGATTCATGTAGGGGGAGTGTACGGAGAGAAAAAGGTGGCTGTCAGCAGATTCATTGATGAGTACAGAGTACTGTCCAGCAACATAAGGGTTAGGCTGGTAATAGAGAATGATGAGAGACTTTACTCACTTTCAGACCGCCTGTCAATTCATTATGTGACAAACATCCCAGTACTTCTTGATGTCTTCCATCATTCGATTCTTGATGGGGGAATAACTTTCTCTGATTCCATTGACTTGTCCCGGTCAACATGGACTGAAGAAGACAGCATCCCGATTGTTGACTACAGCACTCAAGAAAAAGAGGGGCGAAAAGGGAGGCATGCCCAGACTATCGATCTGGACCATTTCAACTCTTTCTTGATGAAGAGTCGTCCTTATGATTTCGACATAATGCTCGAAATAAAGGATAAGGAGAAATCTGCCGAGGCTGCTATTAGTGTCGCCAATCAAGATAATAGATTCATTGTGAACTGA
- a CDS encoding peroxiredoxin → MAEVALNKTVPDFSLLDQNGKEVSLSKFSGKRVVLYFYPKDNTSGCTLEAEGFRDLKDEFADKNTVIIGVSKDTQKSHAGFSLKLDLNFSILSDKNGEIHQMFDVIKPKKMYGREYLGTERSTFIIDEKGILIKEYRGVKAKGHAEEVLEFISNLK, encoded by the coding sequence ATGGCTGAAGTCGCTTTAAACAAGACTGTTCCGGATTTCTCGTTGCTCGACCAAAATGGGAAAGAAGTGTCTTTATCAAAGTTTTCCGGCAAACGAGTCGTGCTGTATTTCTATCCCAAGGATAATACCTCCGGGTGCACTCTTGAGGCAGAAGGTTTTAGGGATCTGAAGGACGAGTTTGCAGATAAGAACACAGTTATCATTGGAGTTAGCAAAGATACTCAGAAATCGCATGCAGGCTTCTCACTTAAGCTTGATCTGAACTTTTCTATACTGAGCGATAAGAACGGAGAGATTCATCAGATGTTCGATGTAATTAAGCCGAAAAAGATGTATGGCCGTGAATACTTGGGAACTGAGAGATCCACATTCATTATTGATGAGAAGGGAATTCTAATCAAAGAGTACAGAGGTGTCAAGGCGAAAGGTCACGCAGAAGAGGTCCTTGAATTCATCAGCAATCTGAAGTAA
- a CDS encoding GerMN domain-containing protein, with protein sequence MRVKKQQSFPTIRVAIVAFFGLSVFLLVFCFFQSGKVKSLETRIANLERHQAALELELSAVTGVQRTMGVNLYYYNELLDRLMNGEVLCDTEAVIPVGRTIPNSQSPINDVIRLLIRGELTKAEEDLGFRTEFPGRELQFLGARLEGGVLFLKFSDPSGFTSGGSCRVNLLRAQIEKTALQFEMVESVVFEPESIFQP encoded by the coding sequence TTGAGGGTTAAAAAGCAGCAATCTTTCCCAACTATTAGAGTAGCCATTGTTGCCTTTTTTGGACTTTCGGTTTTTCTTCTTGTTTTTTGCTTTTTTCAGTCTGGGAAGGTGAAGAGTCTTGAAACAAGAATAGCCAACCTTGAAAGGCATCAAGCTGCACTTGAGCTGGAACTTAGTGCAGTTACGGGTGTTCAGCGAACGATGGGAGTAAATCTCTATTACTACAACGAGCTTCTCGACAGACTTATGAATGGCGAAGTCCTATGCGATACTGAAGCTGTAATACCTGTTGGGCGAACGATCCCTAATTCCCAGTCGCCCATTAACGATGTTATACGGTTGCTAATAAGAGGAGAGTTGACAAAGGCCGAGGAAGATCTAGGATTCAGAACAGAATTTCCCGGGAGGGAACTTCAGTTTCTCGGGGCGAGACTTGAAGGCGGGGTTCTTTTTCTGAAATTCTCCGACCCATCGGGATTTACTTCGGGTGGATCATGCAGAGTCAATCTCTTGCGAGCTCAGATAGAAAAAACTGCTCTCCAGTTTGAAATGGTTGAGAGCGTTGTGTTTGAACCAGAAAGTATTTTCCAGCCGTAA